CCGCCCGCGCAGTGAAAGCAGGTACAGGGTGAGCGCTGAGCGACGCACGGCCGAGGGCTCGGTCACGCCCCGCCGCGCAGCGAAGGCCATGAAATCCCAGAGGTCGCGAGCGTAGGCCTCGACGGTGTTGCGGGCCAGACCACGCTCGGCCAGCGCGTAGTTCAGGTAGGCCTCGCGGGACGCATCCATGGCCGGGGGCAGGAGTTCATCTCCGCTCATCCATCACCACGTCCCCGGTGAACACGGGTGTACCGGTACGGCGCGCCAGCTCGCGGAACGCGGCGTTGAGGCGATGGGTAATCGGCCCGGGCCGTCCATCTCCAATCCGGCGGCCGTCCGCCTCCACGACAGGCGCGACCTCGGCGCCGGTACCCGTTAGGAAACACTCACTGGCGGTGTACAGATCGTGCAGCGTGAAGACCCGTTCTTCCGCGACCAGCCCTTGCTCGCGGGCCAGCGAGAGCACCGCATCGCGCGTGATGCCCCGGAGCAGTCCCAGGTGCGCGGCCGGTGTCCAGAGGGCGCCTCCGACCGCAACGAAGACGTTGTCGGCGCTGCACTCGCACACGTACCCCTCCTGGGTCAGCAGGAGGGCCTCGTCGGCGCCTGCCTGGTTGGCTTCGATCCGGGCGAGGACGTTGTTCAGGTAGTTCAGGGACTTGATCCGGCCGTTCAACGTGCCGGGAGCCGGTCGGCGCACCGTGGCGGTGACCATCCGCAGGCCCCTATCGTAGGCCTCCTGCGGATAGAGCCGGATGGCGTCCACGATGATGACAACGGTCGCGGCCCGGCACCTGCGGGGATCCAGCCCCAGGTCGCCCGGGCCGCGGCTGACCACCGGCCGTATGTAGGCGTCGCGCAGCCCGCTTGCCCGAACGGTCTCGATGATCGCGTCCTTGAAGGCCGCGGGCGGCAATGGGACCTCCAGCATTATGTGGTGGGCAGACTCATACAACCGGGCGATGTGCTCTTCCAGCTTGAAGACACGACCGTCGTACACGCGGATTCCCTCGAACACGCCGTCGCCGTAGAGGAACCCGTGATCGAAGACCGAGACGGTCGCCTCCTCCTTCTTGCAGATTCGTCCGTTTATGTAGACCGCGCCGCTCATGGTGCCTCCTCCCGGCGGAGCGCAGGCAGGGATACCGCCACGGTGCTCCGTTCCAGCGCGGCCCGCACGAACGCGCCGTAGAGCGGGTGCGCGCGGTTGGGCCGTGACCGGTACTCGCCGTGGAACTGCGTGCCCACGAACCAGGGATGATCGGGCAACTCGACTATCTCGACCAGATCCTGTTCCGGGAAGACGCCGGTGACCCGCATCCCCCGGGATTCCAGGATATCCCTGTAGGCGTTGTTCACCTCGTATCTGTGGCGGTGACGCTCTCCCACATCCGAGACGCCGTATGCCTCGAAGGCGCGGGATCCGGGCGTGATGCGGCAGGGATAGCGCCCCAGCCGCATCGTGCCGCCCAACTCGGCGATTCCGCGCTGCTCGGCCAGCAGGGATATGACCGGGTGCGGCGTCTGCGGATCAACCTCGGTGGTGTTGGCTGCTTCCAGCCCGCAGACGTTCCTGGCAAACTCGACCACGGCCCACTGGAGACCGAAACAGATGCCCAGGAACGGAACCCCCTGCTCGCGCGCGTACCGGATCGCCCGTACCTTGCCCTCGACTCCCCTTGCCCCGAATCCCGGGCACACCAGCAGCCCGTGCAGGGGGGCGAGTTGGGCGGCCAGGTCGGCATCTCCCCAGCCCTCGATCTGCTCCGAGTCCAGCTTCACAATCTCCACGCCGCAGTCGTTGGCCACACCGCCGTGCCGGAGCGCCTCGACGATGCTGACATACGAGTCCTCGACCCCCATGTACTTGCCCACGAGCCCAATGCGCACCTGGCTCTGCGGATGCAGCACACGGCCGACGATCGCGCGCCACTCTGCCAGGTCGGGCTCCGGCAGGTCGAGATCCAGCCGCCGCAGCATGATCCGGCCCAGCCCTTCCTCCTCCAGGATCAGCGGCACCTCGTAGATGCTGCGCGCGTCAATTGCCTGGATGACCGCCTCCGGTTCGACGTCGCAGAACAGCGCGATCTTCTCTTTCAGTGCGCGGCCCAGCGGCCGCTCCGTCCGGCAGACTATCACGTCGGGCTGGATCCCGATGCTGCGCAGTTCCTTCACGCTGTGCTGGGTCGGCTTCGTCTTCAACTCGCCGGCGGCGCGCAGGTGCGGCACCAGCGAAACGTGTATGTACATCACGTTCTGCTCGCCCGCGGTGCGGCGGAACTGACGGATCGCTTCCAGGAACGGCAGGCTCTCTATGTCGCCTACGGTCCCGCCCACCTCGGTGATGAGAACGTCGGCCCCGGTGGCAGCGGTCAGCGAGCGGATCTCGTCCTTTATCTCGTTGGTCACGTGCGGGATCACCTGGACCGTGCCTCCCAGGTACTCTCCGCGGCGCTCGCGCGCGATGACCGCGTTGTAGATCTTACCGGTCGTGGTGTTGTTGGCACGGCCCAGG
Above is a window of Armatimonadota bacterium DNA encoding:
- the ilvE gene encoding branched-chain-amino-acid transaminase: MSGAVYINGRICKKEEATVSVFDHGFLYGDGVFEGIRVYDGRVFKLEEHIARLYESAHHIMLEVPLPPAAFKDAIIETVRASGLRDAYIRPVVSRGPGDLGLDPRRCRAATVVIIVDAIRLYPQEAYDRGLRMVTATVRRPAPGTLNGRIKSLNYLNNVLARIEANQAGADEALLLTQEGYVCECSADNVFVAVGGALWTPAAHLGLLRGITRDAVLSLAREQGLVAEERVFTLHDLYTASECFLTGTGAEVAPVVEADGRRIGDGRPGPITHRLNAAFRELARRTGTPVFTGDVVMDERR
- a CDS encoding CTP synthase codes for the protein MTKYIFVTGGVVSALGKGITAASIGRLLKSRGMRVTMLKFDPYVNVDAGTMNPHQHGEVFVTDDGAETDMDLGHYERFIDEDLGRANNTTTGKIYNAVIARERRGEYLGGTVQVIPHVTNEIKDEIRSLTAATGADVLITEVGGTVGDIESLPFLEAIRQFRRTAGEQNVMYIHVSLVPHLRAAGELKTKPTQHSVKELRSIGIQPDVIVCRTERPLGRALKEKIALFCDVEPEAVIQAIDARSIYEVPLILEEEGLGRIMLRRLDLDLPEPDLAEWRAIVGRVLHPQSQVRIGLVGKYMGVEDSYVSIVEALRHGGVANDCGVEIVKLDSEQIEGWGDADLAAQLAPLHGLLVCPGFGARGVEGKVRAIRYAREQGVPFLGICFGLQWAVVEFARNVCGLEAANTTEVDPQTPHPVISLLAEQRGIAELGGTMRLGRYPCRITPGSRAFEAYGVSDVGERHRHRYEVNNAYRDILESRGMRVTGVFPEQDLVEIVELPDHPWFVGTQFHGEYRSRPNRAHPLYGAFVRAALERSTVAVSLPALRREEAP